AAAATACCGTGTTGCGGGTGTCCTGAAATGGACACTTGCACGCTTGAAAAATCCGAAAATCTCTTGAAAGAATTATTCACGCGCTACGGGAATTATAACAAGGAAATGAGCGATAAAACAATAAGAATTTACGAGCAGCACCCGGAGAAGCTACACACCGAAAAAGATATATTACACTATTTCGAGCGGGCACGAAAAGATATTGAACAACTTGAAAGGGCGATCTTGCAGCTGAAAGCGTACGAGAACGCATTAACTGAAAGATATAACTTTATCAAGACAGCACCGACGAAGCAAAAAATAAAGCTATACCGGGAAAAGAGATGGAAAGACAAAGTTTATTATTATATTCTTTTCTATTCCGTAAATTTGACAGACGGGCATGAAGAACTAATGCAATCTATCAAATACACAGGAAAAGAACGTCGAAAAGCCATTGAAGATTTTGAAAAGCTCCAGAAAGAAAGAACCGGCGTTATATTTGAAAAAGATATCAAGCGCGCAAAATGGGAACGCTAGGAGGTAGAGCCATGAGAAAAATAAAATTGACAGACCAGGAGGCAAGCAGATTAAACATGTATTTTCTGCTCACACACAAAAGAATATCTGACGAGTTGGAAGTCTGGGAACGCCTGAAAGACGACCCAGCAGCACCGGCAGCCGAAAAAAATCTTGTTTTCTGGCAGGACATAAAAACACTTATTGACCGAATTTCTAAGGAATTGCGAGGATTTTAAAATGAAAGTTGAAACTGTATATACATATTCCGAGTGGTGCAAGCTTGTAGACCGCCACGGAAAAGAGATATTAAAAAGATACCTGAAAAGAAAAGCAAAGAAGCTGATCCGGTTTTCGTTCCGGTTGTTTACTATTTACTTGATATATGCATTGTTTTATGCAATCGCATATCAAATAACATTTTGATGTACTGGTGTCTTGTGGGCGGTTCGATTCCGCCCGGCATTGTTTCCAAAATTAAATATCTGGATCAGGTCGGACGTGTTCCGGCTTTTTCCGTATACGAAAGGAGTTAGACAGATGCAGACACAATCCATAAGCAAAGCACCGCGCAAGATGCGAATTGAAGCCATACAGGGCAAGCGGACATTTAAAGAGATTGACAGGCTAGATAATATCGCCCGTGATGCATGGGCAGCGTTATATACAGCGATCCAGACCGGAACGCATGATTATATTTATTGGAATGATGCGCCGGTTATATCGCAGTCCGGTATCAAGTCGCACCTATGCCGCGTCTTAACTAGATCAGTGAAGCAAGACAACGCTCTACAGCTTACTTGCATACAGATTAAGGACGGCGAGCCTATACCAATATCAGATTTACAGATTACAGAGCCGGAGCAGTTTATAAAAGAAACGCCAAACACCGCAGAAGTATATATTTTCTAAAAAAACAAAGCCAACGCCGATATTGTACCGGTATTGGCTTATTGGTGTATCTACTCCATGTGGTCGCTTATTGCGGGACTCTGGTTACTCTCCCGGTATTCTTCCAGGCTTTCACCGTTGACGACTTGGTAAGCGTGCTGCAATTCGTGAGCCAGAGGAAAGAGCAGCACCGGCGAAAATGGAATTGCATTTACTTCCATATAGTGATATGCTGAATATAATTATAAGCTTGTATTTGCCATTTTAAGGCGTTTTATTTGCTATGTGGTAAATCTATGCCATGTTAAAAAGCAACAGCCAGAACAGCTACCCACGAAGCCACACACGGCAGACAAACCACAAGCGTTCCCAGTTATTGTTTGGAAGTGTCGCAGATAAACAACCAGCACCGAGCGGACCGCATCAGAGCACACCACCAGAGCCGAGGAGCCAACAAAAGTACCAACCGAAAAACAGACGAAAAAGGACGATGAAATCGATCAAAATTTCAACGTCCAGATTTTAGCCCTCTTTATTTTTGTGGTGTGATCTTTTTTGAGAAAATTTTTCTAACCTCAAAAATCGCCCTAAAAACGCGCCACTTTTGGAATTTCCTGAAAAATTTTATTTTTCTAATTCTTCAGGAAACACTTTTTTCTTAGATATTCTTCGACCGAATACCTCTTCGCAGTATTTTCTGTACTCTTCGCATTCGGCGGTTTCCATGGCTTCCATGGTTGTTTTTCCGTGAGTATTCGCGAATGCCTTGACATATTGCTTATATTGTCTTTCCGCTTCATTCATAACCTTTCTCCTTTGTTCTCGCTTCAATTTCAATCGCATTTCCGTTTCTCCCGTCATTTATTATATTGATTTTTCCAGAATAATCAAATACCAATTCTCCATGATCGTACACTCTGATTCTGCCAGTATCGTTCTGTGCTGGAATCGTCACGACAAAATTTTCTTTCTCCGGTTCTGCTTTTTCCTTGCTATTTCCGCAAGAAGTAGCCAATATTACGAATATAATCACAGCCACGGAGAGCAAAATCTTATGATTGTGCATACTTTTCCGACTCCTTTCTGTACAGCTCCATCAGCGATTCAAGCTTTCTTTCATCCGACTTCGCCAGTTCACCATGCTTTTTCATATCGTTCAGTTGCATCAGATATGTACCGGCTTTATCAACATCTTCTTGCCCGTTCTTTGCTTCATGTCTCCAAAGGTACTTGAAAACATTTCCCATACAAAATGCCACAAAACCTCTTTTCCCTAAAAACAATTTCATCACAGAAAAACATTCAAGGCTTGTCTGCTTGTAGTGATCTGGT
The sequence above is drawn from the Coprococcus comes ATCC 27758 genome and encodes:
- a CDS encoding DUF3310 domain-containing protein, producing MKEIRPDHYKQTSLECFSVMKLFLGKRGFVAFCMGNVFKYLWRHEAKNGQEDVDKAGTYLMQLNDMKKHGELAKSDERKLESLMELYRKESEKYAQS